The Merismopedia glauca CCAP 1448/3 genome includes a window with the following:
- a CDS encoding pilus assembly PilX N-terminal domain-containing protein yields the protein MKRQLKITAGWVEVRNPKPLVKGEAGFAIPIVLGVGLIMMLIATIMILRSQGDRSLATGQKSTNQALIIAETGVTKVQALLNRYRSLATISNTDTNKWSSFITNTEAGIGCDPVSDFDPDVQKFDAVNPADSNDGWVEIHSDSDSLKHEYRVISYNYNSANSQGNLIVEGRTRQDTIVRSTARLQVAIPVTRATPTTFQPPAIWAREYNLGSNIFDVDTAIQFGCDTPVNAANFRRKTPPTPNPSKIISDRSLSLPKVPPLPVPCPPAPATLTSANKPCYIEIPALTASQIFPRPEDINPTTGYGNDGTGSDGEYIYYIRKSGSNSVNFNLTGTDKITIPFNPTSTNSQKVTLYLEGNFKSTVEHLCPPPSPPPSPPPSPPPKICRSVDLQIWGLTNTEQITIKNDGNLDVFVLAPQATAKWEGSGQIRGAMWIKTWGSSPKTGTVVEQPDPWNWTEIPTSLQPISPPPNIAPYTAWQTQEIP from the coding sequence ATGAAACGTCAGTTAAAGATTACAGCAGGTTGGGTTGAGGTAAGAAACCCAAAACCTCTAGTTAAAGGAGAAGCAGGCTTCGCGATTCCGATAGTGTTGGGAGTCGGATTGATCATGATGCTGATAGCTACCATTATGATTTTAAGGTCGCAAGGCGATCGCTCTCTCGCTACAGGTCAAAAAAGTACAAATCAAGCCTTAATTATTGCTGAAACTGGCGTTACTAAAGTACAAGCATTGTTAAATCGATACCGTTCTTTAGCCACAATTTCAAATACTGATACTAATAAATGGTCTTCTTTTATCACTAATACTGAAGCTGGAATCGGCTGCGATCCGGTGTCTGATTTCGATCCAGATGTGCAAAAATTCGATGCAGTTAATCCAGCAGATTCTAATGATGGTTGGGTAGAAATTCATTCAGATTCAGATTCATTAAAACATGAATATAGAGTTATTTCTTATAATTATAACTCTGCAAATAGCCAAGGAAATCTGATAGTTGAAGGTAGGACTCGGCAAGATACAATTGTGAGATCGACTGCTCGTTTACAAGTAGCAATTCCCGTAACGCGCGCTACACCTACTACATTCCAACCGCCAGCTATTTGGGCAAGAGAATACAATTTAGGTAGTAATATTTTTGATGTTGATACAGCTATTCAGTTTGGGTGCGACACTCCAGTAAATGCTGCTAATTTTAGGCGCAAAACACCACCCACACCAAATCCTAGTAAGATTATCAGCGATCGCTCTTTATCTTTACCCAAAGTTCCACCACTTCCTGTTCCATGTCCCCCTGCACCAGCAACTTTAACTAGTGCTAATAAGCCCTGTTATATAGAAATTCCAGCTTTAACTGCATCCCAAATTTTTCCTCGTCCTGAAGATATCAATCCAACTACAGGATACGGTAATGATGGTACTGGAAGCGATGGAGAATATATTTACTACATCCGTAAAAGCGGTAGTAATTCTGTTAATTTCAACTTAACTGGTACTGATAAAATAACTATACCATTTAATCCTACAAGCACTAATTCTCAAAAAGTCACTCTTTATTTGGAAGGAAATTTTAAGTCTACCGTCGAACATCTTTGTCCTCCTCCCTCTCCTCCTCCCTCGCCTCCTCCTAGTCCACCACCTAAAATTTGCAGATCGGTCGATTTGCAAATTTGGGGACTTACTAATACTGAACAAATTACTATCAAAAATGATGGTAATTTAGATGTGTTTGTACTTGCTCCTCAAGCTACTGCTAAGTGGGAAGGTAGCGGTCAAATTAGGGGTGCCATGTGGATTAAAACCTGGGGATCATCCCCCAAAACAGGGACAGTAGTAGAACAGCCCGATCCTTGGAATTGGACAGAGATACCAACTTCTTTACAACCGATCTCTCCTCCCCCAAATATAGCTCCTTACACTGCTTGGCAAACACAAGAAATTCCCTAA
- a CDS encoding tRNA-(ms[2]io[6]A)-hydroxylase → MNISTIPVINVLRSSTSQGWIEQALSNLEAILLDHSHCERKAAGVALNLMFRYPSNSDMVRKLTAIAQEELEHFEQVNQILEARGIPLASLSPAPYGAGLKAQIRPQEPQRFLDSLLVCGLIEARSHERLGLLADNLPDLELAKFYRSLMASEARHYGIYWVLAHTYVEAEVVAKRLDELAIVESELLANLHPQPRIHS, encoded by the coding sequence GTGAATATTTCAACTATTCCTGTAATTAATGTCTTGAGATCGTCTACCAGTCAAGGGTGGATTGAGCAAGCCCTATCTAATCTAGAGGCGATATTACTAGATCATTCCCACTGTGAGCGCAAAGCTGCGGGTGTGGCTCTAAATTTAATGTTTCGTTATCCTTCTAATAGTGACATGGTGCGAAAGCTAACGGCTATAGCTCAAGAGGAGTTGGAACATTTTGAGCAAGTAAACCAAATCCTAGAAGCGCGCGGTATTCCTTTAGCTTCTCTGTCTCCGGCTCCCTATGGCGCAGGATTAAAAGCCCAAATTCGTCCCCAAGAACCCCAGCGATTTCTAGATTCTTTGCTGGTTTGTGGGTTGATTGAGGCGCGCAGTCACGAGCGGTTGGGTTTATTAGCTGATAACTTACCAGATCTAGAGTTAGCCAAGTTTTATCGGAGTTTAATGGCTTCAGAAGCTCGTCACTATGGTATTTACTGGGTACTAGCTCATACTTATGTTGAAGCTGAAGTAGTCGCTAAACGATTGGATGAACTAGCCATTGTCGAAAGTGAGTTACTTGCAAATCTCCATCCTCAACCTCGAATTCATAGTTAG
- the rpmB gene encoding 50S ribosomal protein L28, translating into MSRVCQLTGKKANNAFAISHSHRRTKRLQQPNLQWKRIWWAEGKRWVRLRISTKAIKTLDSKGLAAMAKEAGIDLNKF; encoded by the coding sequence ATGTCCCGCGTTTGTCAATTAACTGGTAAAAAAGCTAACAATGCTTTCGCAATTTCCCACTCTCACCGCCGTACCAAAAGACTACAACAACCTAATCTACAATGGAAGCGAATTTGGTGGGCTGAGGGTAAGCGTTGGGTAAGATTGAGAATTTCTACCAAAGCGATTAAGACTCTAGACAGTAAAGGATTAGCTGCAATGGCGAAAGAAGCAGGAATCGATTTAAATAAGTTTTAA
- a CDS encoding M48 family metallopeptidase: MKFHLRTKVRRWFYPLLSLLVMWGVIVGTPQISQAIPLRQLLPGAVQFLQFSSISDKQEIQLGGQINKQLVNGDVRLYRNSELNRYINGIGQRLARKSDRPNLDYTFQVVDDSAINAFATMGGYVYIHTGTIAAADNEAQLASVIAHEIGHIGGRHSIKQMKQALLAQGVTQILGVDSNKAVQIGVELALKRPHSRRDEYDADVRGLKTLKRTGYAPSGMVGFMKKLLNSGGGTPTFLSTHPGTQDRIEALQENISSTEANRGSGLDNAAYKSRIRSFINS; encoded by the coding sequence ATGAAATTTCATCTTAGAACTAAAGTACGCCGTTGGTTTTACCCTTTATTGTCTTTGTTGGTGATGTGGGGAGTAATTGTGGGAACACCCCAAATTAGCCAAGCCATTCCCCTGAGACAACTACTACCAGGTGCCGTCCAGTTTCTCCAATTTTCCAGTATTTCCGATAAACAGGAAATACAATTGGGAGGGCAGATTAATAAACAGTTAGTTAATGGAGATGTGCGACTGTATCGAAATTCCGAACTGAACCGCTACATTAATGGAATTGGGCAAAGATTAGCAAGAAAGAGCGATCGCCCTAACTTAGATTATACTTTCCAAGTAGTCGATGATAGTGCTATCAATGCTTTTGCGACTATGGGCGGATACGTCTACATCCATACAGGAACTATTGCTGCTGCTGATAATGAAGCTCAATTAGCTAGTGTCATAGCTCACGAAATCGGTCATATTGGCGGTCGTCATTCCATTAAGCAGATGAAGCAAGCTTTACTAGCTCAAGGTGTAACCCAAATATTGGGGGTAGATAGTAACAAAGCCGTGCAAATTGGCGTAGAATTAGCTCTCAAACGTCCCCACAGCCGTCGAGATGAATATGATGCTGATGTCAGGGGATTAAAAACTTTGAAACGGACGGGTTATGCTCCTAGCGGTATGGTCGGTTTTATGAAAAAACTCCTTAATAGTGGAGGTGGTACACCTACTTTCTTAAGCACTCACCCAGGAACTCAAGACAGGATTGAAGCTTTACAAGAAAATATTAGTTCTACAGAAGCTAATCGCGGTAGTGGTTTAGATAACGCTGCTTATAAATCCAGAATTCGGAGTTTCATTAATTCCTAG
- the cutA gene encoding divalent-cation tolerance protein CutA → MRLYYVTLNTVAEASQISHALLEQQLAVCTNWFPITCAYRWQGKIVEEPETVLIIKTQSGYREAIEQLIRQHISYTNVIAEISVQSANSEFLKWLNAEVSQKA, encoded by the coding sequence ATGCGTCTTTATTATGTCACCCTCAATACTGTAGCCGAAGCTAGTCAAATCAGCCATGCTTTACTAGAACAACAGCTAGCGGTTTGTACGAACTGGTTTCCCATCACTTGTGCTTACCGTTGGCAAGGCAAAATTGTAGAGGAGCCAGAAACAGTACTAATAATTAAAACCCAATCTGGCTATCGAGAAGCGATCGAGCAACTAATTCGCCAACACATTAGCTATACCAATGTAATAGCCGAAATATCAGTTCAATCAGCTAACTCTGAGTTTCTCAAATGGTTAAATGCCGAAGTTTCCCAGAAGGCATGA
- a CDS encoding alpha/beta fold hydrolase produces MGRSSSRSDGDTSMILPPGFEQQSISTSLGRMVYYTNSGSFWDFDPSNKPTLVFLHGFGGGSSAYEWSKVFPAFASDYRILAPDLLGWGRSEHPERNYLVEDYLKTIAEFLEQTCTAPVPIIASSLTGGLAIRLAITRSELFQSLIAIAPSGLSDFGNSYSSSFLAQLAGLPYLNRWLYATAIATPGGIRNFLEQRQFAQPNRIYSEIVEAYLASAKQTNAESAALSFLRGDLSFDLALYISQLQVPTAILWGEKSQFTNFELGKRLAALNPAAIRYCEVIPDVGLTPQLELPAVTIGLIRHYLQDLA; encoded by the coding sequence ATGGGAAGAAGTAGTAGTCGTAGCGATGGAGATACTTCCATGATTTTGCCACCTGGATTTGAACAGCAATCTATTTCTACCTCTTTGGGTAGAATGGTATACTATACTAACTCTGGCAGCTTTTGGGACTTCGATCCCTCAAATAAACCCACATTAGTGTTTCTGCACGGATTTGGTGGAGGTTCGTCAGCTTATGAGTGGTCTAAAGTATTTCCAGCTTTTGCGAGTGATTATCGAATTTTGGCACCAGATTTACTGGGTTGGGGTAGATCCGAACATCCCGAACGGAATTACTTAGTAGAAGACTATCTCAAAACGATCGCCGAATTTCTCGAACAAACTTGCACTGCACCCGTACCCATCATCGCTTCTTCTCTAACTGGTGGTTTGGCGATCAGATTAGCAATTACTAGATCGGAACTATTTCAAAGTTTAATTGCGATCGCCCCTTCTGGCTTATCAGATTTTGGGAATAGCTACAGCAGCAGTTTCCTAGCACAACTAGCTGGTTTACCCTATCTTAATCGCTGGTTGTATGCCACGGCTATAGCAACTCCAGGCGGAATCCGTAACTTCCTCGAACAACGCCAATTTGCTCAACCCAATCGCATCTACTCAGAAATTGTCGAAGCCTACTTAGCTTCTGCTAAACAAACTAATGCTGAATCTGCTGCATTATCCTTTTTACGGGGAGACTTGTCTTTTGACTTAGCTTTATACATCTCCCAATTACAGGTTCCCACAGCCATACTTTGGGGAGAAAAGTCTCAATTTACCAATTTTGAACTTGGTAAACGACTAGCTGCGCTCAATCCTGCTGCGATTCGATATTGCGAGGTCATCCCAGATGTAGGGTTAACTCCTCAGTTAGAACTTCCTGCTGTCACAATTGGCTTAATCCGCCATTATCTTCAAGACTTAGCTTGA
- a CDS encoding IS701 family transposase — MEFHYLKYCQYLLSSQTNYTLTNLANHLQEFSHDTINRYLSKSKLTPRLLWENVQSSIEVHEGASLVFDDTVSDKRFSSKIEIVRRQYSGNEHRVIRGIGLVSCVYVNPETGKFWVIDYRIYAPDEDGKTKLDHVADMLKNVVYQKQLPFVQVLMDSWYAAQKLIMLIDQLGKIYYCPLKKNRLVDDSGGVEKYKSIEQLNWSAVEEKQGKILKLKKFPQDKKVKLFRVIISTDRTEYVATNDLTQSRIEEVKNECHLRWKIEEFHREVKQLTGIESCQCRQARIQRNHIACAILVWNHLKNLAYFSCQSVYKLKHDLLSEYLISELKHPSIKMS; from the coding sequence ATGGAGTTTCACTATTTAAAATATTGTCAATATCTCCTAAGTAGTCAAACCAACTATACTTTGACTAACTTAGCTAACCATCTTCAAGAGTTTAGTCACGATACTATCAATCGTTACTTAAGTAAGTCGAAGTTAACCCCAAGATTGCTTTGGGAAAATGTGCAATCTTCAATTGAAGTTCATGAGGGAGCGAGCTTGGTTTTTGACGACACAGTTAGTGACAAGAGATTTTCCTCAAAAATTGAGATTGTTCGTCGTCAATATAGTGGTAATGAACATCGAGTGATTCGAGGAATCGGGTTAGTCAGTTGTGTTTATGTTAATCCAGAAACCGGAAAGTTTTGGGTAATTGATTATCGAATTTACGCTCCAGATGAAGATGGCAAAACTAAGCTAGACCATGTAGCAGATATGCTGAAAAATGTCGTCTATCAAAAACAACTACCTTTTGTTCAAGTCTTAATGGATAGCTGGTATGCAGCCCAAAAGCTGATAATGTTGATTGACCAACTGGGAAAAATTTATTATTGTCCTCTCAAGAAGAATCGGTTAGTTGATGATAGCGGAGGCGTGGAAAAATATAAGTCAATTGAGCAGTTGAATTGGAGTGCGGTGGAGGAAAAGCAAGGGAAAATTCTCAAGCTCAAGAAGTTTCCCCAAGATAAAAAGGTGAAACTATTCCGGGTGATTATCTCTACCGATAGAACGGAATATGTCGCGACTAACGACTTAACTCAATCGAGAATTGAAGAGGTGAAGAATGAGTGTCACCTTCGCTGGAAGATTGAGGAATTTCACCGAGAAGTTAAGCAACTAACGGGGATTGAATCTTGTCAATGTCGGCAAGCTCGAATTCAAAGAAATCATATTGCTTGTGCCATTCTGGTTTGGAATCATCTCAAGAATTTAGCTTATTTCAGTTGCCAAAGTGTCTACAAACTGAAACACGACTTGTTATCAGAGTACCTGATTAGCGAACTTAAACATCCTTCAATTAAGATGAGCTAG
- a CDS encoding type IV pilus modification PilV family protein: MHKILLLAARKDKGLTLVEVLIATLIVIVFIAVSLQALTVAALFKSRGKLQNEAISLIQKDLERIRTIASTLSDTSRCKATVVDNGYAQALNTSLTTSPNDIPANEFLEIAGINYEKQRTATVSGGTASGGSCKLNACYETLKLNYKVKGTGAQSGLILADVETEVIPDAAFQCPL, translated from the coding sequence ATGCATAAAATATTATTACTTGCTGCTCGTAAAGATAAAGGATTGACGCTAGTTGAGGTTTTAATTGCCACCTTGATAGTAATAGTTTTTATTGCTGTGAGTCTTCAAGCTTTAACCGTAGCCGCTCTTTTTAAATCTAGAGGGAAACTTCAAAATGAGGCTATTAGTTTGATTCAAAAAGATTTAGAAAGAATTAGAACCATAGCATCCACTTTATCAGATACTTCTAGATGCAAAGCTACAGTTGTTGATAATGGATACGCCCAGGCTCTAAACACTTCTTTAACTACTAGCCCAAATGACATTCCTGCAAACGAATTTCTGGAAATAGCAGGTATTAATTATGAAAAACAAAGAACAGCAACAGTTTCAGGTGGTACGGCATCCGGTGGAAGTTGTAAGTTAAATGCTTGTTATGAAACTCTAAAGCTAAATTATAAAGTTAAAGGTACAGGCGCACAAAGTGGTCTTATACTAGCAGATGTAGAAACGGAGGTAATCCCAGATGCGGCTTTTCAATGCCCTTTGTAA
- a CDS encoding metallophosphoesterase family protein — protein sequence MSQTNPRRIVIGDIHGHYEGLQHLLEAIALSTDDEIYFLGDLIDRGPDSAQVVKFVRENQYPCVMGNHEQMLLAAISGGEISEQDLQLWLYSGGDATLESYGTGGIPPEDIEWIANLPGYLDLGNVWLVHAGVNPKLTLVEQGFDEFCWIREAFHSSTKPYFKDKLIVTGHTITFTFPGVSAGQIVQGKGWLGIETGVYHHKSGWLTALDMTNALVYQYNIHRRRFRQLDFDRAAILLKPEVAGDRRSRSRR from the coding sequence ATGAGTCAAACTAATCCGCGCCGGATTGTGATTGGTGATATTCACGGTCATTATGAAGGCTTACAGCATTTGCTAGAAGCGATCGCTCTTTCTACTGATGACGAGATTTACTTTTTGGGAGACTTAATCGATCGCGGTCCTGATAGCGCCCAAGTGGTCAAATTCGTGCGAGAAAACCAATATCCCTGTGTCATGGGGAATCACGAGCAAATGCTACTAGCGGCGATCTCTGGTGGGGAAATTTCCGAGCAAGACTTACAACTATGGCTTTATAGCGGTGGAGACGCAACCTTAGAAAGTTATGGAACAGGTGGAATTCCGCCAGAAGATATTGAATGGATTGCCAATTTACCTGGATATTTAGATTTAGGTAACGTGTGGTTAGTTCACGCTGGAGTTAACCCCAAACTTACCCTAGTTGAGCAAGGATTTGACGAATTTTGTTGGATTAGAGAAGCCTTCCACAGTAGTACCAAACCCTACTTTAAAGATAAACTCATTGTCACAGGTCATACGATCACCTTTACCTTTCCTGGTGTCTCGGCTGGTCAAATTGTTCAAGGAAAAGGATGGTTAGGAATAGAAACTGGAGTCTATCACCACAAAAGTGGCTGGTTAACGGCTTTAGATATGACGAATGCCCTGGTTTATCAATATAATATTCATCGCCGCCGCTTTCGCCAACTCGACTTCGATCGAGCAGCTATTTTACTCAAACCAGAAGTAGCTGGCGATAGACGTTCTAGATCTCGTCGATAA
- a CDS encoding GNAT family N-acetyltransferase — MQTQYQDFGIREWKESDRLTTANVIHQVLLEYGLSWEPEGADRDVLEIEECYLATGGEFWVVESQGQVVGTSAYHPVSRGEQAVEIRKMYLLPAARGRGLGKFLLSELESAIANRGYQQIWIETASVLKEAVQLYESQGYQSAIGVETQRCDRVYWKCLSRTPASPTSRGSGIK, encoded by the coding sequence ATGCAAACTCAATATCAAGATTTTGGGATTCGTGAGTGGAAAGAAAGCGATCGCCTCACTACAGCTAATGTTATCCATCAGGTTTTGCTCGAATATGGTTTGTCTTGGGAACCAGAAGGCGCAGATCGAGATGTATTAGAGATAGAAGAGTGTTATTTGGCTACTGGTGGTGAGTTTTGGGTGGTAGAATCCCAAGGGCAGGTAGTGGGAACTAGTGCTTATCACCCAGTCAGTCGGGGAGAGCAAGCCGTAGAGATCCGCAAGATGTACCTGTTACCAGCAGCTAGGGGTAGGGGTTTAGGTAAATTTTTGCTCAGTGAGTTGGAAAGTGCGATCGCCAATCGCGGTTATCAGCAAATCTGGATTGAAACTGCTAGTGTATTGAAAGAAGCCGTACAGCTATACGAAAGTCAGGGTTATCAAAGTGCGATTGGAGTAGAAACCCAGAGATGCGATCGCGTTTATTGGAAATGTCTGTCTAGAACCCCAGCTTCTCCAACAAGTCGGGGTTCTGGGATAAAATAG
- a CDS encoding DUF4330 domain-containing protein encodes MAIVDSQGKLFGKVSILDVGAALIILAVLFGIFVFPATTGSSIAQVGASKPVEVTTLVKGLSVINPDAWVAEFKQQKKTKLIVRNQEYGEVDIKSAERVPELVIVPQPDGSAKGLPNPIENDYSLNMLIILGGTGKVSDGGVVLGNTPVKVGTVLELEGASYNFKASVIDIKVLNQAKS; translated from the coding sequence ATGGCTATTGTAGATTCTCAAGGTAAATTATTTGGTAAAGTTAGCATCTTGGACGTGGGAGCCGCTTTAATTATTTTGGCAGTCTTATTCGGGATTTTCGTCTTTCCAGCTACTACTGGCTCATCCATAGCTCAAGTTGGCGCAAGTAAGCCTGTAGAGGTGACAACTTTAGTTAAAGGTTTAAGCGTCATTAATCCAGATGCCTGGGTAGCTGAATTCAAGCAACAAAAGAAGACTAAATTAATCGTCCGCAACCAAGAATATGGTGAAGTAGACATTAAATCTGCTGAGAGAGTTCCAGAATTAGTCATTGTCCCTCAACCTGATGGTAGCGCCAAAGGTCTTCCCAATCCTATTGAAAATGACTACAGCCTGAATATGCTGATTATTCTAGGTGGTACGGGAAAAGTTAGTGATGGTGGGGTGGTTTTAGGCAATACACCTGTTAAGGTGGGGACGGTTTTAGAGTTAGAAGGTGCTAGCTATAACTTTAAAGCTAGCGTCATCGATATCAAAGTTCTTAATCAAGCTAAGTCTTGA